In Schizosaccharomyces osmophilus chromosome 1, complete sequence, the genomic window AGAAGGAGATTGAGTCTCATAAGCGTGCTCCTTAGGTGCGTATCCAACACTGTTTCCAGAAAAAGTAGGACCTAACGGACTATAATTGGCTTCGTTTTCAACGGCAGTCGAAAACGAAGACCCCGGTTCCGTTATTTGGGAAGCACGCTTGGGTTGGCCGTTGTTAGATACTTCTCTTGGACTCATCGGTTTCATTCGCGCTTGAAAACTTAaggaatttcttttccttgcTGTTTCTGAACGCTCAGAAAACCTTGATGTGCTTCCGGGCTCGAAATCAGAATCGGCAAACCGATTACTGAAAGTAATTGGTGTAGCAGcatcatcattttcatcgGCAAAACGAGCAGGATCTGCCGCAGTGACTTCGCTTGTTTTACTGAATCTACTGGAAGGGGAACCCGAGCGACCCAAATCTAATCGTCGAGCTGTTCCATTCGAATAGTATCTTCGAACTGATTTTTGGGGTATTAAAGGGAAATTCGAGTTTCCACTTGCCCGGTTTGAAGATTCCAAATTCGTGCCGACTGGAACACCCACATCCTGTGAACTCCTTTGACTTAAGCGATGCTCATCCAGGGACGGAAGCGTTGCCTTCAATTCATTTGAAGCAAACGTCAAGTTGTTTCTTGTTGAGCGTCCTCTGTTTAAGGAAGCGAGTGTCTGTTCTGTTGAATACCCCGACTTCAATGATGCACTCGGATCCACGTTGTCTGTACCATAAGGTGGATGGACACCATTTGGTAAGTTGTCATAGTGGCTCCATCGACGACGATGGTTACTATCCACTTCTACTTTCGTAGGTCGACGACGAAAGAGTGATTGAGCATGGCGGAGTTTCTGAGGTATCCTATTCGACGAACTCTCCATTACATGGGGAGTGATATTAAGCTCATGAGCCGTTCcattcattctttcaagCCCCAAAAAGGTCTAAAATGAAGTTTAGACTAGCCAATTCGTTTTCCTGACAACTGTCGTTCCAGGAGAATTCGTTTCTTCACACAAATTGTTCACCGTCAATCTGTcctcttattttttgtataaatATGAATTAGAAATCGTCAGgtttttaccttttttttgtgattATTGCTCCCAAAGCGGCTCACGCTCAGTTCACGATATTTTGTATGCTCCGTATCGTAAGTCTACAACAATAGATCCAGGTAACAGTATACGGATAGCATCACTAAACTTCCTATGATGTCACCTTGAGCAAACCCATTCTTCAGCCAAACGCTTACGGCCTACCGTGTCGTTAAACAATTAAGTTAGAATAACGTTGGTCtcaatttccaaaaagagaagCTGACAGAATCTGTACCAAATGAGAAGACTTCAAACAGAGTAAGGAATCAAAGGGtttttcgctttttttttttttttctctttttcggTTTTTCTGTAACATATTTCGTAACTCTTCATTGTACCTGTTTGCATCGAAGACAAAGACAAGAATAGGATGTAATCGTTGTTGACGACAAAATGGCGAACTAGAGTTCTGTGTTCTTTCATAACCTGCCAACTTTGTTTGCTCCAGCAAGCTTGAACGAAGAAAAGGTGCACTTTAGTAAATCAACCATATACAGCAATATGCATTGTTTGTAAACATTTTAAGAGATCCCTCCAAATAATACATATGCTTTAAGCCATTGTGTGGGAATGTCCATGAGAATCCAATCATGATTTATAGCCCGGCACGTTGGAAGAGTAGGTTTGCCTTCACTGTCTGCACATAATGTGTATCCATTTAGGATTGAACTCAATACTTGTCATGCTCAAGGGAACATGCAAAACGACAAAGACGACAATAAGAGCTTAAAAGAGGATTCGTAAGTGGTGCAGATACCAAATGAAGCTAGTAAAGAAGGACgctttgaaggaaatgtaGATCTgacaaaattaaaagcGACCTgatattatatatatatatatatatatatattatttcGAAATAGCAACTAGTACTTTATTCAAATAgatgaaaccaaaaagtaACGATTTTGAGGGTTTTTTATTGGTAGCTCATCATAGCCCTATAATTTTCAGATTTTTTCGGGAAACAATCGCTCAATCCaaatatataattaataataaaatatagTTTAGTTGAAATGcagaaaaataatcattagtaaagaaaggaaaacaataatAAGAACGAAGTTTGTTTATCAAAGCACACGGACAATAGGAGAAAAGTAGACCACcaaattaccaaaaaaaaaaaaaaaaaaaaaaaaacacacacacacacacacacactATGCTAACAAGGACTTCAGTAACAACTAACCTTTGAAAGCAGGAATAGGTTGAAGGATCGGTTGTTTATGTATATGATGAGGAGAAGGGGCATGGGAAGTAGTAGATGGGTTTGACGGAATATTACGACCATCCTTGGATGGCATATGGACAGCCTCCGAAGTAAAGTTGAATGATTCGccttgattcttttttcttgactTGTGATTTCGAGTATTTCTACGGAAATGATTGGAATGCTTTGTATCGCGAGGATTCCAGTCAGCTTTCTCATCATGGAATCGATTATGATTTGGATAACCTATTCGGCCATTTAATCCATAAAGGTCAAGGTAAGAAGGCGGCAAGTGATTCGAATTATTCATGTAATTAGCATAGGCGTATGGATCCACATATGTACAAGGTATCATAGGGAGAGATTTGTTATTGTCTGCATTTGCTGAAGTTGTAGTAACGAAAGGAGAGGgcataaaagtaaaagaatcATAAAACCAATTCATATGAGAAAAGTCTGGAGTCGAATTCGAAAAGCTCGCTTCAGGACCCAGTGGTGTACTGTTTGTTTCAGCGAGCAATTCACGAACATAGCTCTCCATAGACAAAGAATTTTCTATAGGAGGAAATACAAACTGTGAACACGCATCATTCAAGTTACCGTTATGACTAAGGTAACGAAAAGCTCGACGAAATTCAAGTTGTAATCCTTTGACGGTAATATCATCCGCCGTATTTGCCAAATTTCGAGAGTTCCGAAAAGGCTCTTCCACACACAAACAATTATTTAGTTGGAATTGCCAACCCTTGGCAcgttttgaaagaattgtaCCATGACGCACAGATATTACGGAGTGATCATAATCAAAAAGGTAACCAAAATAACGGAAAAACTCGATGAATAAAGTACCAAGAGACTCGTGGTTTCTATCCCCAAATCCGAAAACAAGTTCGGGAAATTCGCAAAAGGAAACATCCAAGCCTTCATTTTGAGTCAAATTTGTTTGCAAATGGGGAATCATTTGTAAGCTGGGGAGAATGGAAGGGCTTCGTTTCTGCAGAAAGTTTATAACCATACAGCTGATGGTATACGACGTGAGGGTGCCGTTTTCGGCGGCGTCATTTAGACATCTCTTTTTAGCCCAGTATTTTATCATTACAATTAAAGTTCGAACTCGAGGGTCAGAAAGTATATACGTCTGCATAAGCTTGGTATTGATCGtagaaattgttttgttaatgTTACAATCGCATGACAGATTTAATTCGCGGTCCCAAACTTTGACGATTGGAACTCTGGCAGTAGAAATACATACGACTTTTTCCAAACCGCTTTCAGCGAAAGCAGAAGAGATTTCGCAAGTGGTAGGAGCCGGTTGAGATGGATCAGTCAATATACATAAATCGATATCTGCGTGTTTGTCTGCAAGTAA contains:
- the cid13 gene encoding poly(A) polymerase Cid13, with the translated sequence MNVSSVNGGCKHETRSIQYRRRIPYSLGTDPLLPVNPLSLQPLSHVDTEHLTSQLNEFFHTIVLDEDGVQKRYQFVRKLESILQNKWPERNIQTVLFGSTESLLADKHADIDLCILTDPSQPAPTTCEISSAFAESGLEKVVCISTARVPIVKVWDRELNLSCDCNINKTISTINTKLMQTYILSDPRVRTLIVMIKYWAKKRCLNDAAENGTLTSYTISCMVINFLQKRSPSILPSLQMIPHLQTNLTQNEGLDVSFCEFPELVFGFGDRNHESLGTLFIEFFRYFGYLFDYDHSVISVRHGTILSKRAKGWQFQLNNCLCVEEPFRNSRNLANTADDITVKGLQLEFRRAFRYLSHNGNLNDACSQFVFPPIENSLSMESYVRELLAETNSTPLGPEASFSNSTPDFSHMNWFYDSFTFMPSPFVTTTSANADNNKSLPMIPCTYVDPYAYANYMNNSNHLPPSYLDLYGLNGRIGYPNHNRFHDEKADWNPRDTKHSNHFRRNTRNHKSRKKNQGESFNFTSEAVHMPSKDGRNIPSNPSTTSHAPSPHHIHKQPILQPIPAFKG
- the slf1 gene encoding cell cortex node protein Slf1, which translates into the protein MNGTAHELNITPHVMESSSNRIPQKLRHAQSLFRRRPTKVEVDSNHRRRWSHYDNLPNGVHPPYGTDNVDPSASLKSGYSTEQTLASLNRGRSTRNNLTFASNELKATLPSLDEHRLSQRSSQDVGVPVGTNLESSNRASGNSNFPLIPQKSVRRYYSNGTARRLDLGRSGSPSSRFSKTSEVTAADPARFADENDDAATPITFSNRFADSDFEPGSTSRFSERSETARKRNSLSFQARMKPMSPREVSNNGQPKRASQITEPGSSFSTAVENEANYSPLGPTFSGNSVGYAPKEHAYETQSPSGVLTPSRHSNIPAWHQDTGHMYAPMQNRQRPLFTDLDYPGDDMQASDSFMDIHESRVDDSDSERSYRRVRDQYLQKPRAKSSRYSAMSNTASQVTPRASQANLNVHSNQRPASHYYEKLHINNPKNSSFQALPYETTAPAKRPMPVTQPEQAAPSKKQKGFLKKFVHKISRIFK